The nucleotide window CCCGCGCCGCGCAGCAGCGCGTCGGCGCCGCGAGCCCAGGGCGCGAGGCGCGGCAGCGCGGGCCACAGCGGGCGCGCCGTCATGGCAGGCGGGCCTCGACCTTGCGGCCAGGCGGGCGCGCGGCGCAGGCTGTCAGCAGATCGCGCTCGCTGCGGTACAGCGGCAGGAACAGGGGCATGGAGGGCTTTTTTCCGGCAGGTCGTGCCGGTCGGCCCGGCCAGGCGGCGCGAGTGTGCGGGCTGCCGCGCCGGTACCGCGCACCGGCCCGGCGCTGCGGCGCCGGTCAGTTTTTTGATTTCTGCCGCTGCCCCAGCATTCAGGCGATGACGTCGGGCGTCTCCGGCAGGATCTGCCCGCCGTCGATCACCAGCGCCTGGCCGGTGATGTATTTGGCCTCACTGGACGCGAAGAAGCACACCGCCGCGCCCACGTCCTCAGGCTCGCCCAGGCGCTTCATGGGCACGGCCTTGGCGCCCTTTTCGCTCAGCACGCCCAGCTGCTTTTTCAGCCCCTCGGTGGCGATCATGCCGGGCTGGATGGCGTTCACGGTGACGCCGTGCCGGGCGTATTCCAGCGCCGCGCTGCGCATGAAGCCCAGGATGGCCGCCTTGGTCGCGCCGTAGAAGGCGCCGCCGGGGTAGCCGGTGATGTCGCCGGTGATGGACGAGGTGAGGATGACGCGCCCATAGCCCTGGCGCTTCATGGCGGCCAGCGCCGGCTTGGCGATGAAGAAGATGCCCTTCAGGTTGATGCCCTGCACCTTGTCCCAGTCGTCCTCGGTCATGTCCTCGATGGTCACTTCCGGGTAGATGCCGGTGTTGGCGGCCAGGATGTCGATGCGGCCGTGCTGCTGCACGATGGTCTCGATCACGCGCTCGGCGGCGGAGCGGTCGGTCACATCGAGCTGGTGGAACTCGCCGCCGATCTTGCTGGCGGTCTTCTTGCCCTGATCCTCGTCGATGTCGCAGACCATGACGCGCGCGCCCGCCTTGGCGAGCATCCCGGCGATGCCCTGGCCGATGCCGCTGGCGCCGCCGGTCACCACGGCGATGTTGTCTTTCAGGTCGAACATGGGATCAGCCCCTCCTCATGGAAAAAGCCCGGCGCGGGCCGGGCCGGTGGGTGGAGCGGGTCAAGCTAGCACGGCCCCGGCGCGGGCCGTGGCCGCTTGCGACGGGCGGCGGTGTAGGAGGCTTACCGGCGCTAGCGTAGGACCAGCAGCCAGTCGAGCTCGGCAGGGCGGGTGGCATGGTCAGCGGGTTGTACAGCGTGCTGCCGGGGAATTGGGCGCGGGCGCCAAGCACGGATTGCGCTTCTTTTTCGATAGCTGCTCGCGCTTGATTCACGCCGACCAAGGCCGGATTCGACTGCAAAATGAGGTTGTGGACTGCTGCCGTTCCTCGCCTACATCCCACTCAGACCTGGCGCCGGATCAGCGCGCCCTTGAACAGCACCGGCCCGGTCGGTCCGGCGTCGCCGGGCACTCCGCCCAGCGGCTCCAGGCTGATGGCCAGCGCCACGGCTGCGTGCAGCGGTGCTGGCGCGGCCGGCAGGCGCAGTACGCGCTCGCGCCCCAGCACGCCCAGCGATTGCGGCGCGCCCTGCGCCGGCAGCGCCCACAGTTGCAGCGAGCGGTCCGCCGGCTCGGGCGCGCCGCCCACGCGCTGCAGCACCAGCGCCTGGCTGTGCGCGTCGTAGGCGACGAGCACCGAGGCGCCGGCCTGCTCGCCCGCCAGCACCGCCACATAGGGCATTTGCGCCAGCGCCTGCATGGCGCCCTCGGCGCTCTCTGCGCGCGCGCGCAGGGCCGCCAGTTGCGTGTCGGCGCCGCGCTGCAGCTGCTGGTGCGACCACAGCCCCACGGCGACGGCCGCCACCGTGGCGCAGGCGCCCAGCACGGCGCCCGCGCGCCACCACGAAAGCGCGGCGCGGCGCGGCGGGGCAGAGCGGGCACGCTGCATGGCGGCGGCGTCGGCATCGGCCTGCAGCTGATTGGCGATGCGCGCCCATACGGCGGCGTCGGGCTGCACGGCGGGCTGCAATTCGGTCAGCGCCGACCAGCGCTCGTGCCACAGCAGCGCGGCGGCGCGCACCTGGGGCGAGCGCCGCGCCAGGGTCTCGAAACGCCGGCGGGCGCCGCCGCGCAGCGTGCCCAGCGCATGGGCGGCGGCCAGGCGGTCCAGCAGTTCGGGGTGGCGGGCGATGTCCATGGCGTGGCGCTTGCGGCGTTCAGACGTGGGGGGCCAGGCAGCGGCGCAACTGCTCCAGCCCGCGGCGCACCCAGGTCTTGACGGTGCCCAGCGGGATCTGCAACTGGCGCGCCAGGTCGGCGTGGCTCAGGTCGCGCAAATAGGCCAGGCTGACGACCTGACGCTGGCGCTGCTCCAGCCGCTCCAGGCACCGGTGCAGCGCCGCGGCCTGCTCGCTGGCCTCGGCCAGCTGCGAAGGGCCGTGGCCGGCGTCGTCCGCGGGCGACTGGCCCTCGTTGAGTTCCTCGTTCAGGTGCAGCCGCTCGGCGCGGCGGCGGCGCAGGAAGTCCAGCGCCCGGCTGCGCACCACCAGGCCCATCCAGGCCAGCGGCGGGCTGAGGGCGCTGCGGTACTGGGGCGCGTTGCGCCAGATGTTCAGGTAGCTGTCCTGCAGCACGTCCTCGGCCCAGTCCTTGTGGCCCAGGATGCGCAGCGCCAGGCCGTACAACCGGGCGCAGGTGCACTCGTACAGGCGGCGCAGGGCAGGTTCGTCGCGCAGGGCGACGCGGTCCAGCAGTTCCATCAGTTCCTGGTCGGTGGGCGCGTGCATGGGGCCATTGTGGGGGTTGCGGGCGGCGGCCGCGAGGTGCGGCGGGTGCGGTGGTTTCCCTATACGCAGCCGTGGGGCCAATGGATGCGGCGCGAGAAATTTTCCAAAAAATGAATCCGGCCTGGCCGGCGGTGCGTATCCCGGATGCAGCCCGCCGCAGTGGCGCGGCGCACCCCACCGAACCCTCTCCAAGGAGCCTTCTCATGCACACCCTCATCAGCGCACCCAGCATCCTGCCCGCCGCCTCGCGCCGCGGCTTTCTGGCCCGCACCGGCTCGCTGTCGGCCGTGGCCGTGGCCATGCTGGCCGGCCAGGAAGCCCTGGCGCAAGGCATGGCGGCCGATCCGTCCAAGGACGTGTCCATCCTCAACGTCGCCCTGGGGCTGGAGCACGAGGCCATCAACGCCTACCAGCTCGGCGCCGCCAGCGGCCTGCTGCAAAAGCCGGTGCTGGACGTGGCGGTGCTGTTCCAGAGCCAGCACAAGGCACACCGCGACGCGCTGATCGCCACCATCCAGAAGCTGGGCGGCAGGCCGGTGGCCGAGCAGTCGCTGGAGCAGTACGCGCAGGCGCTGCAGGCGTCCACGCTCAAGAGCCAGGCCGACGTGCTGGCACTGGCCGCGCGGCTGGAGCTGGGCGCGACCAACGCCTACCTGGGCGTCATCCCGGCCTTTGCCAGCCGCGAGCTGGCGGGCGTCGCCGGGCGCATCGCCGCCGATGAGACCATGCACTACACGGCCCTGCTCAACGCCCTGGGCCGGCCATTGCCAACCGCCGCGTTGAGTTTCGGCGCCTGAGCGGCGGCCGCCGCGCCGGGTGGCTGGCGGGCGCGGCGCGGGGCCGCAGCGGGCATGGCACGTCCTCTATGCTTGCCCGTCATTCATCCACCCCTTCACGCGCGCGCCGCTCCGCCATGCAACTGCTCGCCCCCGGCACCGAACTCGACGGCTTTACCGTGCACGAGTGCATTCACTCGGGCGGCATGGCGCACATCTACCGGGTGGGCTGGCCGGGCGCCACGTGCGATCCGGGCTTTGCCCTGGCGATGAAGGTGCCGCGCATGACGGTGCGCGACGGCGCGGAGAACATCGTCAGCTTCGAGGTCGAGCTGACCATCCTGCCCATGCTCACCGGCGCGCACGTGCCGCGCTTCGTCGCCGCCGGCGACCTGCTGCACCTGCCCTACCTGGTCATGGAATACATCGAGGGCCAGACGCTGCAGCACTGGCTGGACGAGCACCCGGCGCGCGACCACGCGGCGCGCGCGCCCGAAGCAATAGCCCGCATCGGCGCGGCCATGGCGATCGCCGCGCACAGCATCCACGAGCAGGACGTGTGCCACCTGGACCTGAAGCCGGCCAACGTGCTGCTGCGCCCGGACGGCAGCGCCGTGCTGCTGGACTTCGGCCTGTCGTGCCATGCGCACTACCCCGATCTGCTGGCCGAGGAGATGAGAAAAGCCGTCGGCTCGCCCGCCTGGATCGCG belongs to Melaminivora suipulveris and includes:
- a CDS encoding SDR family NAD(P)-dependent oxidoreductase, which produces MFDLKDNIAVVTGGASGIGQGIAGMLAKAGARVMVCDIDEDQGKKTASKIGGEFHQLDVTDRSAAERVIETIVQQHGRIDILAANTGIYPEVTIEDMTEDDWDKVQGINLKGIFFIAKPALAAMKRQGYGRVILTSSITGDITGYPGGAFYGATKAAILGFMRSAALEYARHGVTVNAIQPGMIATEGLKKQLGVLSEKGAKAVPMKRLGEPEDVGAAVCFFASSEAKYITGQALVIDGGQILPETPDVIA
- a CDS encoding type IIL restriction-modification enzyme MmeI, giving the protein MGCRRGTAAVHNLILQSNPALVGVNQARAAIEKEAQSVLGARAQFPGSTLYNPLTMPPALPSSTGCWSYASAGKPPTPPPVASGHGPRRGRASLTRSTHRPGPRRAFSMRRG
- a CDS encoding anti-sigma factor encodes the protein MDIARHPELLDRLAAAHALGTLRGGARRRFETLARRSPQVRAAALLWHERWSALTELQPAVQPDAAVWARIANQLQADADAAAMQRARSAPPRRAALSWWRAGAVLGACATVAAVAVGLWSHQQLQRGADTQLAALRARAESAEGAMQALAQMPYVAVLAGEQAGASVLVAYDAHSQALVLQRVGGAPEPADRSLQLWALPAQGAPQSLGVLGRERVLRLPAAPAPLHAAVALAISLEPLGGVPGDAGPTGPVLFKGALIRRQV
- a CDS encoding RNA polymerase sigma factor, with product MHAPTDQELMELLDRVALRDEPALRRLYECTCARLYGLALRILGHKDWAEDVLQDSYLNIWRNAPQYRSALSPPLAWMGLVVRSRALDFLRRRRAERLHLNEELNEGQSPADDAGHGPSQLAEASEQAAALHRCLERLEQRQRQVVSLAYLRDLSHADLARQLQIPLGTVKTWVRRGLEQLRRCLAPHV
- a CDS encoding ferritin-like domain-containing protein — translated: MHTLISAPSILPAASRRGFLARTGSLSAVAVAMLAGQEALAQGMAADPSKDVSILNVALGLEHEAINAYQLGAASGLLQKPVLDVAVLFQSQHKAHRDALIATIQKLGGRPVAEQSLEQYAQALQASTLKSQADVLALAARLELGATNAYLGVIPAFASRELAGVAGRIAADETMHYTALLNALGRPLPTAALSFGA